The Priestia megaterium NBRC 15308 = ATCC 14581 region ATCTTCCCCGGCTTCTTCAATATCTTCTCCAATTTCACCAAGCGCCGAGTCTTCAAACATATCATCCATCAAATTCTCAATGAGCAGTCCGCCTAACATACCGGCTGCAAAACCTCCCATTGCTCCCCCTAACCCGCTCATACGTGGGTGGTGTGAATGCTGATCATAGTGAGGAGACTTATAATATTCATAGTCTCGAGGATTCTCCATCATCTCTTCCATCGCTTCTTCCAGCAAACGAGCGATAGTAGATGGCTGGCTTAGTTCATCATTTGTAAAAAAGAGTTCATTTTTTATTTCCCTCTCACGGCCAAAAGAAGGCAAATCTAGCTCCAACAGCACGCGGATCCCTTCTCTTTCAATGGCTACCTCAAACTCAACCTCATTTACATATCCCTTTAAGAAGTCTGTAGGGAAAAATGAAAATTCTTGTTTGTATCCGTTAAATTTTCCTGAATGATGTTTTTCTCTAAATCCAAGTGCTTCAAAGCCCTCTACTA contains the following coding sequences:
- a CDS encoding sporulation protein, translating into MFKKMFAKIGVGAAKVDLRLNETAYTLGHVIEGAIVIQGGNVQQHINLIDVEFWLEVQLKSGQMHTHRVESLRAASSFTINEGEKKEIPFTYHLPLDLPISASNVSYFFKTHLDIEGGVDSTDRDPVRIKAPKSLYQLVEGFEALGFREKHHSGKFNGYKQEFSFFPTDFLKGYVNEVEFEVAIEREGIRVLLELDLPSFGREREIKNELFFTNDELSQPSTIARLLEEAMEEMMENPRDYEYYKSPHYDQHSHHPRMSGLGGAMGGFAAGMLGGLLIENLMDDMFEDSALGEIGEDIEEAGEDLLDGDFFDGGDDW